A part of Streptomyces sp. NBC_01235 genomic DNA contains:
- a CDS encoding class I SAM-dependent methyltransferase produces MANTQQTQACAHPGELEDVRGWFPPLDQVLFTWFLDRQEAKGVRGDLLELGAYLGKSAILLGRHLGDGERFTVCDLFGSEAPDGANRAETAKSYASLTRQAFERNYLSFHDTLPRVIEAPSSVISTEVDPGTCRFVHIDASHLYEHVRDDISAAREILRPDGIVVLDDFRSEHTPGVSVAVWEAVLNGGLRPVCLSTQKLYGTWGDPEPLQEELIALFEERKDCGLSVQSAAGHRLVRARAQGMKPPPFPRSRHYVEPAPRPAAPAPVRRSSRARRLAADLLPPIVTRAVRRRLRAAS; encoded by the coding sequence ATGGCGAACACACAGCAGACGCAGGCCTGCGCACACCCCGGTGAGCTCGAGGACGTACGGGGCTGGTTCCCGCCCCTCGACCAGGTCCTGTTCACCTGGTTCCTCGACCGGCAGGAGGCGAAGGGGGTACGCGGCGACCTGCTGGAACTCGGCGCGTACCTGGGCAAGAGCGCGATCCTCCTGGGCCGGCACCTCGGGGACGGCGAGCGGTTCACCGTCTGCGACCTGTTCGGGAGCGAGGCCCCGGACGGGGCCAACCGGGCCGAGACGGCGAAGTCGTACGCGTCCCTGACCCGGCAGGCCTTCGAGCGGAACTATCTCTCCTTCCACGACACCCTGCCGAGGGTGATCGAGGCCCCGAGCTCCGTCATCTCCACCGAGGTGGACCCCGGCACCTGCCGCTTCGTCCACATCGACGCCTCACACCTGTACGAGCACGTCCGCGACGACATTTCAGCGGCGCGCGAGATCCTGCGGCCCGACGGCATCGTCGTCCTCGACGACTTCCGCTCCGAGCACACGCCGGGCGTCTCCGTCGCCGTGTGGGAAGCGGTGCTCAACGGCGGACTGCGCCCGGTCTGCCTCAGCACCCAGAAGCTGTACGGCACCTGGGGTGATCCCGAGCCCCTCCAGGAGGAGCTCATCGCCCTGTTCGAGGAGCGCAAGGACTGCGGTCTGAGCGTGCAGTCGGCCGCCGGGCACCGCCTGGTCCGTGCCCGCGCCCAGGGCATGAAGCCGCCGCCCTTCCCCCGCTCCCGGCACTACGTGGAGCCCGCGCCGCGCCCTGCCGCCCCGGCACCCGTGCGCCGGTCCTCCCGCGCCCGCCGGCTCGCCGCGGACCTGCTGCCGCCGATCGTCACCCGAGCCGTACGACGGCGTTTGCGGGCCGCGTCCTAG
- a CDS encoding acyltransferase family protein: protein MTETVVTTSKAQARPVSVAPPPRRREGRLRALDGLRLVAALMVAVYHYAGRGGDVTRAWGSSPKAQFPTLHQFAAYGCLGVQVFFVISGFVICMSGWGRPLQSFVASRVSRLMPAYWVAVLLVTAVFALPSVVYEAVSPSDALVNLTLLQQPLGVDRVLGVCWTLWVEIRFYALFAVCVVLPGANRRRVVMFCAGWTPAAAIAQAAHQPLLDLVVMPEYAAFFIGGIGLHLVHRDRRDAYAWGIVVVSFLIGQHYAVRGLWNASDPNAFAHRTTVGIVLVVAFAFVAVAAIALGLLHWANWRWLTVAGALTYPFYLVHEHLGWVVIRFLHRGLHVPSAATFALTVASMLVLAWLLNRFVEKPLTPRLRTALAKAR, encoded by the coding sequence ATGACCGAGACGGTCGTGACCACGTCCAAGGCACAGGCACGACCCGTCTCGGTGGCGCCGCCACCGAGACGCCGGGAAGGCCGGCTCCGGGCCCTGGACGGGCTGCGGCTGGTCGCCGCGCTGATGGTGGCGGTGTACCACTACGCGGGGCGCGGCGGTGACGTCACCAGGGCGTGGGGGAGTTCGCCGAAGGCGCAGTTCCCCACGCTGCACCAGTTCGCCGCCTACGGCTGCCTCGGTGTCCAGGTCTTCTTCGTGATCAGCGGGTTCGTGATCTGCATGAGCGGCTGGGGCCGGCCCCTGCAGTCGTTCGTCGCCTCCCGCGTGTCCCGGCTGATGCCGGCCTACTGGGTCGCCGTCCTGCTCGTGACGGCGGTGTTCGCCCTGCCCTCGGTCGTCTACGAGGCCGTCTCGCCGAGCGACGCGCTGGTGAACCTGACCCTGCTTCAGCAGCCGCTGGGCGTCGACCGGGTGCTCGGCGTGTGCTGGACGCTGTGGGTGGAGATCCGCTTCTACGCGCTGTTCGCGGTGTGTGTCGTCCTGCCGGGGGCGAACCGGCGGCGGGTCGTCATGTTCTGCGCGGGCTGGACGCCGGCGGCCGCGATCGCGCAGGCGGCGCACCAGCCGCTGCTCGACCTGGTGGTGATGCCCGAGTACGCGGCGTTCTTCATCGGAGGCATCGGTCTCCACCTCGTCCACCGCGACCGGCGGGACGCCTACGCCTGGGGCATCGTCGTCGTCAGCTTCCTGATCGGCCAGCACTACGCGGTGCGCGGCCTGTGGAACGCCTCGGACCCGAACGCCTTCGCCCACCGCACCACAGTCGGCATCGTCCTGGTGGTCGCCTTCGCTTTCGTGGCCGTCGCGGCGATCGCCCTGGGCCTGCTGCACTGGGCGAACTGGCGCTGGCTGACGGTGGCCGGGGCGCTGACGTACCCGTTCTACCTGGTCCACGAGCATCTCGGCTGGGTGGTCATCCGCTTCCTGCACCGGGGACTGCACGTGCCGTCGGCGGCGACCTTCGCCCTGACCGTAGCCTCGATGCTGGTACTGGCCTGGCTGCTGAACCGGTTCGTCGAGAAGCCGCTGACCCCGAGACTGCGCACGGCGCTGGCCAAGGCACGCTGA
- a CDS encoding glycosyltransferase family 4 protein — protein MRIAVFVENRNGVGLAAEIMRAQGAEAHSFLLVTADRDGNVAAWIEEEATARFDGLAARNLFTVDEALSDAEFLEELGYRISAFADAERIDRLVFFNDQSQRGRRVAGTLGRTVPLILVQDGHLDFHFKKTDAGLHDQNWYYGSSSPAAVCVWGPATAHHLLFRSADADPPVHVTGALGHSDDPALLRAARSTTHRHAKDPGEPLRIVVLDQPLSNQNKLSRGDHREQLTELCAALTGFGEVEIKPHPSTLDGHLTWLRTLPDVTVLDEKALLDAERLDGYDLAVTFFSTTYLQTLRAGTPLILFSPPPLDIVFPTINHPLLRNVGTVGELVDVVADLQRSGKFPANVHGEPVEHFIAFQDDVPERVLRLVEQASVPAEPPAPRWASPDDDGRAGLSRAERALRAVRGRMDRPRSLAVLGLGFSYVTGVAIPVLTYTQALLAQSPVDVRYFDLGAYSRAEDVLADLAGAEVVLVNSLAPFWRSALANELVQALQDQGKSVVLYAHETEYVMNFEGGQHTLRHQEMLSLMPRLKVLCVSTAQADMFRQLGVSDPVVVYNTVPRDTHRARARRTPGERPRIVMVGSMQDRKGLDLFSRVAELAYGQGLPWRFAWIGHKTWRIGASTLLSDRVEWMGALSRDRVREELAASDVFFLSSVDDPMPLSVVEAVQQRLRTVTYHRVGSREVLEGVPGYRSFSEYTPDAALDALRRVLDEEVSETGYSDVEELFDIPAFSARMTTALGLPGPGEPVRHRDTDDGSEADGESPDVDGWPNARFSAVLARHGKYLAEDFTRHFDAGRHDDALRVGTEILRRRQPVDVLIGMAEIRARRGESEEACRLLSAAAIAGGDRARVWTEVARVANLLGPRGRSIRQLARKEAVRVQLGNHSARLLKSD, from the coding sequence ATGCGCATCGCTGTGTTTGTCGAGAACCGAAACGGCGTCGGCCTCGCCGCTGAGATCATGCGCGCCCAGGGTGCCGAGGCCCACTCGTTCCTGCTGGTCACCGCCGACCGGGACGGAAACGTCGCGGCATGGATCGAGGAAGAGGCCACGGCCCGTTTCGACGGCCTTGCGGCACGCAATCTCTTCACGGTGGACGAGGCGCTCAGCGACGCGGAGTTCCTGGAGGAACTCGGGTACCGAATAAGCGCGTTCGCAGATGCAGAGCGCATCGACCGGCTGGTGTTCTTCAACGACCAGTCGCAGCGCGGCCGCCGGGTCGCCGGAACCCTCGGCCGCACCGTGCCGCTGATCCTCGTTCAGGACGGCCACCTCGACTTCCACTTCAAGAAGACCGACGCCGGACTGCACGACCAGAACTGGTACTACGGCTCCTCCTCCCCCGCCGCCGTCTGCGTCTGGGGCCCGGCAACCGCGCACCACCTGCTGTTCCGCTCCGCCGACGCCGACCCGCCCGTCCACGTCACCGGCGCCCTCGGGCACAGCGACGACCCGGCCCTGCTGCGGGCGGCCCGCTCCACCACCCACCGGCACGCCAAGGACCCCGGCGAGCCGCTGCGCATCGTGGTGCTCGACCAGCCGCTGAGCAACCAGAACAAGCTCTCCCGAGGCGACCACCGCGAACAGCTCACCGAACTGTGCGCCGCGCTCACCGGGTTCGGCGAGGTGGAGATCAAGCCGCACCCCTCCACCCTGGACGGCCATCTCACCTGGCTGCGGACCCTGCCCGACGTGACGGTCCTGGACGAGAAGGCGCTGCTGGACGCCGAGCGGCTCGACGGTTACGACCTCGCGGTCACCTTCTTCTCCACGACCTACCTGCAGACCCTGCGGGCGGGCACCCCGCTGATCCTTTTCAGCCCGCCCCCGCTCGACATCGTCTTCCCGACGATCAACCACCCGCTGCTGCGCAACGTGGGCACCGTCGGAGAGCTCGTCGACGTGGTCGCCGACCTCCAGCGCTCGGGCAAGTTCCCGGCCAACGTGCACGGTGAGCCCGTCGAGCACTTCATCGCCTTCCAGGACGACGTCCCCGAGCGCGTCCTGCGCCTCGTCGAGCAGGCCTCCGTGCCCGCCGAGCCGCCGGCCCCGCGCTGGGCGTCACCCGACGACGACGGACGCGCCGGTCTGTCCCGGGCCGAGCGGGCGCTGCGCGCCGTGCGGGGCCGGATGGACCGGCCGCGCTCGCTGGCCGTGCTGGGGCTCGGCTTCTCGTACGTCACCGGCGTGGCGATCCCCGTCCTCACCTACACGCAGGCGCTGCTCGCGCAGAGCCCGGTCGACGTCCGCTACTTCGACCTCGGGGCCTACAGCCGCGCCGAGGACGTCCTGGCGGACCTGGCGGGCGCCGAGGTCGTCCTGGTCAACAGCCTCGCCCCGTTCTGGCGGTCCGCGCTGGCCAACGAGTTGGTGCAGGCACTGCAGGACCAGGGGAAGTCCGTGGTGCTGTACGCCCACGAGACCGAGTACGTCATGAACTTCGAGGGCGGGCAGCACACGCTGCGCCACCAGGAGATGCTCAGCCTGATGCCGCGGCTGAAGGTGCTGTGCGTCTCGACCGCCCAGGCCGACATGTTCCGCCAGCTGGGGGTGAGCGACCCGGTCGTGGTCTACAACACCGTCCCGCGCGACACCCACCGTGCGCGGGCGAGACGCACACCCGGTGAGCGGCCGCGGATCGTGATGGTGGGCTCCATGCAGGACCGCAAGGGCCTCGACCTGTTCTCCCGGGTCGCCGAACTGGCCTACGGACAGGGGCTGCCGTGGCGGTTCGCGTGGATCGGACACAAGACGTGGCGCATCGGCGCCTCCACGCTGCTGTCGGACCGCGTCGAGTGGATGGGAGCGCTCTCCCGCGACCGCGTGCGGGAGGAGCTGGCCGCCTCCGACGTGTTCTTCCTGTCCAGCGTCGACGACCCGATGCCGCTGTCGGTGGTCGAGGCGGTGCAGCAGCGGCTGCGGACCGTCACCTACCACCGGGTCGGGTCCCGGGAGGTGCTGGAGGGCGTCCCCGGCTACCGCTCCTTCTCCGAGTACACGCCCGACGCGGCGCTCGACGCGCTGCGCCGGGTGCTGGACGAGGAGGTCTCGGAGACCGGGTACAGCGACGTCGAGGAGCTCTTCGACATCCCCGCCTTCTCCGCCCGGATGACGACGGCGCTGGGGCTGCCCGGGCCGGGCGAGCCGGTGCGGCACCGGGACACCGACGACGGTTCGGAGGCCGACGGAGAGTCACCGGACGTCGACGGTTGGCCGAACGCCCGGTTCTCCGCCGTGCTCGCCCGGCACGGCAAGTACCTCGCCGAGGACTTCACCCGGCACTTCGACGCGGGCAGGCACGACGACGCGCTGCGGGTGGGCACCGAGATCCTGCGCCGCAGACAGCCGGTGGACGTCCTCATCGGCATGGCGGAGATACGGGCCCGGCGCGGCGAGTCGGAGGAGGCGTGCCGGCTGCTCTCCGCGGCGGCGATCGCGGGCGGCGACCGCGCCCGGGTCTGGACCGAGGTCGCGCGGGTCGCGAACCTGCTCGGCCCGCGCGGCCGGTCGATCCGGCAGCTCGCGCGCAAGGAGGCGGTCCGCGTCCAGCTCGGCAACCACTCGGCCCGGCTCCTGAAGTCGGACTGA
- a CDS encoding polysialyltransferase family glycosyltransferase, protein MTNTTPATTGATSRTTQIFCASTLYGAATLAAALDADCFTASDRRLLLVCNNATTPETTPALDEMPGFEPLRDRFDEVLSWNEAISPFHPSTWSPRPDDVPLFERYLRLLWGLGDDRVEIVLESIQVNPAQAVAQLFPGAPVAVYADGLMSYGPTRNKLDPLIGTRVRRLLHLDLVPGLVPLLLTEFGVPARTVPTAAFLKVLGQVADSVTGLPPLPDDCALLLGQYLSALEILSVKEEEDLHVRMLRGAVARGHRAVVFKPHPSAPARYSRALETEAERLGVELTVLELPVLAEVLFDKARPALVAGCFSTALFTASALYELPVARVGTESLLERLAPYQNSNRVPVVLADALLADLEDREDEKPVPPETLTDLVETVGFVMQAQLHPGLRPVAERYLRTRLGPRTKRYFKRRRLTSLGLPGGIPQRLSFLPHNSTARRAVQRARALRRTVRRMT, encoded by the coding sequence ATGACGAACACAACTCCCGCCACGACCGGCGCCACGAGCCGCACCACGCAGATCTTCTGCGCCTCGACCCTCTACGGCGCCGCCACCCTCGCCGCCGCCCTCGACGCCGACTGCTTCACCGCGTCGGACCGACGGCTGCTGCTGGTGTGCAACAACGCGACGACGCCGGAGACCACCCCGGCCCTCGACGAGATGCCCGGCTTCGAGCCGCTGCGGGACCGCTTCGACGAGGTGCTCTCCTGGAACGAGGCCATCAGCCCCTTCCACCCGAGCACCTGGTCGCCGCGCCCCGACGACGTCCCCCTCTTCGAGCGCTATCTGCGGCTGCTCTGGGGCCTCGGCGACGACCGGGTGGAGATAGTCCTGGAGTCCATCCAGGTCAACCCCGCCCAGGCCGTCGCCCAGCTGTTCCCGGGGGCACCCGTCGCGGTCTACGCCGACGGGCTGATGAGCTACGGGCCCACCCGCAACAAGCTCGACCCGCTGATCGGCACCCGTGTGCGGCGGCTGCTCCACCTGGACCTGGTGCCGGGTCTCGTGCCGCTGCTGCTGACCGAGTTCGGGGTGCCCGCGCGGACCGTGCCGACGGCCGCGTTCCTGAAGGTGCTGGGCCAGGTCGCCGACTCCGTGACCGGCCTGCCGCCGCTGCCCGACGACTGCGCGCTGCTGCTCGGCCAGTACCTGTCGGCGCTGGAGATCCTCTCCGTGAAGGAGGAGGAGGACCTGCATGTGCGGATGCTGCGGGGCGCCGTGGCCCGCGGCCACCGCGCGGTCGTCTTCAAGCCGCACCCGAGCGCCCCGGCCCGCTACAGCCGCGCCCTGGAGACCGAGGCGGAGCGGCTCGGCGTGGAGCTGACGGTCCTGGAACTGCCGGTGCTCGCCGAGGTGCTGTTCGACAAGGCGCGGCCCGCGCTGGTCGCCGGCTGCTTCTCCACCGCCCTGTTCACCGCGTCCGCCCTGTACGAGCTGCCGGTCGCCCGGGTGGGCACCGAGTCGCTGCTGGAGCGGCTCGCCCCCTACCAGAACAGCAACCGGGTTCCCGTCGTGCTGGCCGACGCGCTGCTGGCGGACCTGGAGGACCGCGAGGACGAGAAGCCCGTCCCGCCGGAGACGCTGACCGATCTGGTCGAGACCGTCGGCTTCGTGATGCAGGCTCAGCTCCACCCGGGCCTGCGTCCGGTCGCCGAGCGGTATCTGCGCACCCGGCTGGGCCCGCGCACCAAGCGGTACTTCAAGCGCAGGAGGCTGACCTCGCTCGGGCTGCCGGGCGGCATCCCGCAGCGGCTGTCCTTCCTGCCGCACAACTCCACCGCACGCCGGGCGGTGCAACGGGCGCGGGCACTGCGCAGGACGGTCCGCCGGATGACATGA